From Campylobacter pinnipediorum subsp. caledonicus:
TCATTGTCTTATGATTTTACACCGTTCATAAGACAGCAAAACCACGATAAACACGGGGTTAGTAGTGCCTTGTCTTATCATCTTATGATTTTTGCCCCTATATTGATTTTGAAAAATATTTTTTTTATTTTATTTTATTTTTTTCTAACTAATATAGTAAAAATCATAAGACAGATAGAAAACTTAAACAATCAAATAACCATTTTATCGGCTTTCTCTTTTGTCATACGATTTTTAACCTTAATAAGACAGCAAAAAAGCAAAAGCCCATTTTTAGGGGCTTTGCTTGTCTTACGATTTTTTTATGATAATAAGACATATAAGACAGGAGCTAAAAGATGAACGATTTACAACAAATGGCATTTAATATCTACATAGACTCAGCAAGCTTTGAAAATGACTTTAAGCCTATGAGTGAAGAGGCCATAGCCCAAAAGATGAGAAACGAAGGACACGAGACTTCAAGCTCATCCATAAACAGATGGAAAAATAAATTTGAATGGAACAAGGCACTAGAAAATAAAATAACCCTAGCTATGAGTGAAAATAAAGAGTTAAAAAACATAATACAAAAAAGCTCACTACAAACTACCGTAAAAAATACAAAGGTAGATATAGAACGAAATAACATGATAATAGCCGGTAGCTATGAGATCATGGAAAGAGAATTAACAAGGTTGATTAATGACCAAAAACAAAATGGCAAATTAAAGTCCAAAGAAGATATAGAGCTATTTAAATTTATAGCAACACTAAGCACACAAAGACACGACAAAATGCTTGACAGACTAGCACTTATACCACCGGAGTCGGTTTCTGGTGATGAGCTAATTAGCAGGCTCATGGATGTAACCATAGATGTTGAAGTTGAAGAAGATACACAGGAGTAAAATATGATAGAGATTAAATTTATAAGTTTGCAAAAAATCAAATATGGCAAGTATAAGGCTAGACTTTTTAATGAAAAGAAAAATCTTGTTTTAGAGATAAACAAAGAGTTTAGACTTAATGAACTTGGAATAGTTGGACAAGAAATAATAAAAGCAGAGAAAAAAATAAAAGAAGAAGAGGAGCCTAGATTATTATGAATTTTATGACATTTGATGAATATGTAAAAATACTTAAAACCGCTGAAAAACAAGCAACCAAGACAGAGATAATGAGAATGAATAAACCGTTAAAACCTGATAATCCGAAAGCGGTTTTTGTCAAAGTAAATGCGAAGCTCTTAGAAATTTGGGATAAAGAGTTTTATTCTTGTGTTGATAGTGAAGTTGAAAACATAATAAACGAAGCTTTAAGTAAAAAGCAAAACACAAAGCTATCAAACAGTGTTTTATCAGGTATAAAAGAAGCGAGAACAAGAATTGAGCTATTAAAAGATATCATAAACAAAATAGCAAATATCCAATGTAATAATTTAACAAATGCAAAAAAGATAATAGCAAATATAAATGAGGTGGTGCAAAATGCTTAAAGATATCGTAAAAGATAAACTTATAGTTTTAGCAAAGATGTTGTTAGTTGTTGTAACTATGATTTTTATAATGGCTATACAAGCCTTAGTAAATTAAGGGGATGTATGAAAACAAGTATGTATTTATATGGGGGTGAAAACTCACATCTTATATCTATAAACAATGGTGCTGATGACCGCATAGCAAAGGCAAAGATATTAATAAAAGAACTTTTAAAAGAACCGTTAAAGAGTAGAGATTTTAAAAGGATAGATGATATTTGCAAGGCTATAAAGCATTGGGAAAATTTAAAAAACTAAGGAATAAAAGATGAATATAGGTTATTTTAAAAATGTTATATATACAAACGAACAAGGGCAGGAGTTAAGTTATATAGGTGGTATTATCAATATACCTTTTGCCAGACCTTTAGAAGTTGCTTTGTTAAAAGCTAGTGCGGAAGATAAAAAAAACAATGCTAATTTACCAGATTTTAAGATAGTTTTACAAAGACCAAAAGGCTATCAAGGGCAAAGACAAATAATAGGTGCTTTATGGAAAAGACAATCGCAACGCGGTTTAGAATACATTTCAGGAAGTATCCAAAGTCCAATCTTACCCGGTGGGCAAATGTATATAGCATTGTTTGAGCCAACACAAGATGATTCACAACTTTTATATGAAATAAGTTGGAGTGTGCCAAAGAGCAATAACACTCAAAGCAGTATACCGGATGTAAACACAGATGATATAGCTTATGAGATTAATAACGAAATACCTTTTTAAAAGAAAACAAAGGGGCGAATAATGAATGATTATAAAGATATATTAGTAACGTGGTATTCACCGAAATATAACAATGGCTACAAGGTAGTTATTAGGGTAAAAGATGAGTTTTTAAAGGAAAATTACATGTATTATAAAGAACCTGATATTCTTAAAAAATATAGGGAAGTTTTAAACGATGATAGTGCAGTTGTGCTTTTTGTAGAAGATGAAGTTTATTTTATAGAGGTGTAAAAATGGAAGTAAAAGAGATATTAGAACAAAGAGAGCAAACGCATGGAACTTTTGAGGAGCAATCCTCAATCTCCCAAACTTTAAAACATACACTAGGTAAGTATAGTTACAAACTAACCCCTCAACAAAGAGAGGCTATGCAGATGATAATGCATAAACAAGCGAGGATTTTAGCAGGTGATCCAAATGTTAAAGACCATTGGGTTGATATAGCAGGTTATGCGACATTAGTAGCTAAAGAATTAAAGGAGTAAAAATGCCATATGTAAACTTATATTTAGATGATGAAGTTGCTTATCAACTTTTAGAAGAATTAGAAGTAGAAGAATACCTTTCTCTACTTGAATCTAAATTACTAACAGATAATGATATAACAGCAGGAGGAGTTGTTTATTTAGCAGAGATTTTAGAAAAAATAGACACAAGGTCAATAGGCGAACTTATTTATATGCTTAGTGATGATAGAGCAAAAGAAATAAAAGACTTTTTATCAGCATATAAAAAAATTAAAGGAGGTCAAGAGCTAAACACAAGAATACAAAGAGCGATAGAAGATTTATCACATTATTTTAACGAGTATGAAGAGTATGCGGAGTTAGATTATGAAGATTGGAATAAAGATGATGCAGAGTTTATATTAATCAATATGTCATATTTATTAGATAAATTAAGAACTTATGTTGATGACACTTTAGATGAGTTGATGGAATAAAACAATGACAAAAACACAATTTAACGACATAAAAGAAAAGCTACTTGAGTATTGTAAAGACAAAGGGCTAAGTATAGTAAATCAAAGAGCAGGTTATGCAGCAAACCTTAGCAAAGAGATAACCGAATATCTAAGAGCTAATAACGACGATGATAAGGTAGACGCACTTTGTGATATGATTGTGTTTACTCTAAATGCCACCTACAAGCTTGAATATAGAACCGGAGATTCTCATTTTGATAATAAAGTGCCAGTCATAGCTTTTGCTTTTTTAAGTATGTATTGTGACAAGTTAGCAAATATCACAGATGTAGCTTATTTTGTAGCAAACATTATAAGAAATATTGAAATAATGGGCTATGATAGCTATAAATGTATGCTTGAAACGATTAAGAAGATAAGCTCCCGCACAGGGCATTACGATGAAAAAGCAAAAAATTTATCAAAGATACTTCAGATGAAGCCAAAGCCAAATGGTACAAAGCTGATTATGCTAGTTGCAAGTTAATGGATTAATATGAGCTATTTAAACTATGATGAATTATCAGGTTTATTCATTGCACCTGGCTTGCTAAATGATAAATATGCCAATTACCTAGTATAGGCTGAAAAAGACGACACAGGCAAGACGGTATATAGAGCAAAAAACAGATGTAACGATAAATATTTGCAAGACAGATAAAGGCTTTGAGGCTAAAAAAGTTTTTTTATATGAAGCCTTTTATAACTATATAAAAGCAACATAAGAAAGGAATACAAATGAACGATGAACTATTAACGGCAAAAGAAGTTATGCAACTTTTAAAGATAAGTGCAACAACTTTATGGAAGTATGTAAAAGCAGGGAAGATAAACAAACACTCTTTGACAAAAAGAACTATAAGATATTCTAAAAATGAGATACTACAACTTGTTAAATCTCAAACAGTGGCTTAAGAAATTAAGCCACTTAAATAATCACCCCACCATTGCATTAAAACTCTCATCTGTTTTAAATTGCTAGCCCTATTATAAGCATCTCTTATCTTGTCTTTATCAGCATGTGCCAAACATTTTTCTATTATATCTATACCACATTGATGATCATCTCTTAACTCATTTGCTAAAGTTGAAAACATCGCCCTAAAGCCGTGAGATACTATCTCATCTTTACTATAACCAAGTCTTCTTAAGGCGGCATTTAGTGTGTTATCGCTCATACACCTATCAGCACTTCTTAAACTTGCAAATAAATAGTTGCTACTCTTGTCAGCTACCAGCCTGTAATCTTTTAACAAATCCATAGCTTGAGTAGATAAAGGCAAGATAAATTCTTGTTTCATTTTCATTTTCTCAGCCGGTATCACCCATAGCTTGTTTTTAAAATCTATCTCATTCCACTCACAAGCCCTAATGTTAAAAGGGCGGACAGCAGTATTCATTAAAAGCTTTAATGCTACCTTTGTTTTATAATCGCCATTGTATTCATCTATACTAAGTATCAAACCTCTTATGTCATTTGTCTTTGTTAGGGTAGGGTAGTTTTTTGTTTTTGCCTGTTTGAATGTATATCTAAAACTTATATCAGCTATTATATTATGCTTTGTATAGCCGTAGCTTACGGCATATTTGTATATTTGATTAAGTAGGGAGAATATTCTTTTTAATGTTTCAAGAGAGCCACTATCTTCTATTATTTTAAGCGTATTTATAATATCAACTGTGCTTATAGCGTTTATATCTCTATCGCCTAAATATTTTGATACATGTTTATTAAACACCAATAATTGTTTTTTTGCATAGCTTTGCGTGTTTGTAGCGTTTTTAATCTCTAGCCACTCAAGCCCTATTTTATTTAGAGTGTTTATCATTTTGCCTTTATGCATTAAGGGATCATTGCCCTCTTGCAAAGCTTCTAATAATTCAGCCCTTTTCTTCCTTGCATTTGCAAGAGTAAGTGTAGGATAATCACCAAGTGCTATTCTTCTAATCTTTTGAGTAACAGGACTTTTATATTCAAGTGCAAAATGCTTACGACCATTAGGCTTGATAAATAGATATAGCTTATCACCATCTGAAAGCTTATACTCTTTATCTTTTGGTTTTAAATTCTTTATCTTAGTATCAGATAACGGAGTGCTTATCTTAGGCATACATAATCCTTTTAACGGACTTTTTTTACAAAGTCCTTTTTTAGTCCGTCAAATTATCCGTTAAAAATGTTTAAAACAAGTTAAAACAAGTTAAAACAAGTTAAAACAATATAAAACAATATAAATAAACCAACACGAACAAAAACACGATTTTATCGAACTTCGGTTAAACAAAATAAAAGAAAATGAATAAGGGGAAAATATGTAAATGGTGGAAGCGAGGGGAATCGAATTATATTAAGTAAAAGCCCATAATATCGTTATTATTTATTTTATGTGCTTTGTTTAGTCAATAATGAAGTCAATAAAAAATATATTAGTGCGTAAAAAAGTAATACATCAAAATGTCAATTCTACCCCCAGCTACTACCGCCTCTTTCTCTATTTCTTGACCTTTCCCTACTTGCTCTACTTCTGCCACCGGGCTTACCATCACTCATACCACTACGGCGATTACTGCTCTTTGATGAGTCTTTATCTCTACTACTACCGCTACTTGATGCCCAACTACTTCCAAAGCTACTGCCAAATTTATCTTTGAAAGATTTGTCTATAGTCATTTCAAGACCACTCTTATATTCACTTTTTTTAGTTTTGTCGTTTTCTCGATAAAAACCACCACTTCCGTTTGTATGCCATCTATCTCTACTCCTACTCCTCCTAGAGTTACCACTACTTGATGCCCAATTACTGCTTAAATTATCATTAATAGCGTTAGTAAAGGGGCTATTTATTGTTGTGTTATAACCATAATTGTTAGCTATATCCTCGACGCTCTTATTTTTAATTATACCACCATAAAGGCTACTCTTACCATTTCTAAGCCAATCGCCATCACTCCTACCTGTAGTGATTAAATTATATGCCCTCATATCTACCAAGCTACCCTTAAATGTATTCCCTGTCATTGTGCTTGTGATTGTTCCATCAGTCCCATAAGTAGCTGACACGCGACCATCAACACCAAAGCCAGCCATATTGCCGTCCCAATCTGTAAGCATTTCTAATTTACTCTCAACTTCATCGCCAAACAACGAATTGACACTGCCAACTAAATCTTTTAAAAATTCTCCTATTGTTTTTGGCTGTTGATAAAGTGCCATTCTCTTACCATCAACTTCAGCAAAGCCCATCAACTCCCCACCAAATCCGTAGTGTCTGTCTAACTTTGTCATCACCTCAAACGCTTCTGTTACAGCCATTTTGACAATTTCAGCTACAAACATACCGCCTATAGGGGCTATACTTGTGCCTATAGCCGACATTGTTTTCTTAACGGCGACATTGGTCGCTTTTGACAACAAAGTATCTGATAAATTCTCAACAGCGTTAGCGGATAAGTTTAGTTTGCCTGTTGTAAGACCATCATAAATAGTACCTAAAACAGTACCGCCAATTCCCGGCATTATCGTATTTCCTACATATTCTAATTTATTCTCAATAATGCCATCAAATTGCTTCTCTTTTACAAACGCTTCAAGCGAATTTGTATAACCATTTGCTTGTAAAGTTGCCCTATCTTCACCAAATATAGCGTTATAGCCTTGCCCTTTGTTAGTAAATTGCCTTTTTAAAGGAAGTATTACATCTTTAATAACCCCCTCTATATCTTGCATTATCTCTATCGTTGTATCTATATCATCATTCATAACAGACATTTGAATACTCATTAATGCAAACTCAGCAAAATCTTCATTAAGTGATGTTATAGCACCGCTTAAATTACCACTTTTGTTTAAAAATATAGCCCTATAATCAGCCCCTGTCTCATTAAATGCAGAATATCCAAACCCACCAGCTAATGTGCTATCCATAGCACCACCAGCCATATATGAAAATACATCACTTTCAAGCGTATTCTCTGCATTAAATGTAGCGTTTAGACTATTTTCAAAGGCTATATACATTCTTAACTTCTTTTAGTCATTGTATAAGTGCTAGGTTTGTTCGGTGTTGCTCCTGCCTCAACCAACTTGCCAACCAAATCAAACAAATATCTACTCATATCAGTCGGCACAACTAAGCCACCTTGCTGATTTCCTGTAATCAAATTCTCAATTATATTCGCACCTTTGATTAGTTTATTATCCTTAACTTGCTCTTTTATCGCTTTATGTTGTTCTTCTGCTAGTGTCTGCTCTTGTGCTAGTTTAGCTATTTGTGCATCTAGCATTAGACCTTGTTTATGCAAATTTGCAAGTTTATCGGGGCGTTGTTCTTGTGCCTCTTCATTCTTTATTTGAGTACCTTTTGTTTGTTCTTTTATGCCCTCAATGTTTGCCGTCAAAGACTCGCCTTGCTTTTTTAAATTATCTAAATTTGTATCAAAACTAAGTGACTGATTTGCTAGCTCTATCGATATTTGCATTGCTGTTGTAGTAAATGATGTTGTCATTACGGGCAACATTTCAGCAAAAACCCTTATTCTCTCGTTTGCACTTAATTGATATTCATTAAATTTTTCCTCAAAAAATGCTATAGTCTTATTGTATGGGGAGTTTTCTTCTACACTTAAAGCCAACACTTCTTTTAAAATTTTCTTGTATTCTTCGGAATAAGTACTCATCATTTATCCTTTTCAAGTTTTCTAATTTTCAACTTTTGAATTGTTTGTTCTTGTTCTAAATTTCGCACAACACCCCTAAGCCCATTATCTTCTATGTTTGCAAGCCTAACATTTACGCTATCGTTTGCCACGCTTAGTTGTTCTATCCTTTGGTTTAGTCTATGCACTTCATTATTTAGCGCTGTTATTTGCTTTGCTTGTTGTTTTAAATTATTTATTTCATTATTTAGTGCTGTTATTTGTTCTTTTAATACTTCTATCTCATTATTTTCAGCCATTTACGCGCCTTTCAAAGTGTGGGCAGTCCGTAAAGTTCTTATAGTTTCCACCCCATTTATTTATAGGGGTTAAACTTTCCCAAAAAGCTCCAATTTCTTTTAAATCATCTTTGTTGGTTAGCCAGTTACCTTCTTTAAATATAAACAAATCAATAGCACACTTTATTAAGTGGTTTGAATTGTTTGTTTTGCTTTTTCCTGTTTTTAGATAAATTTCTTGTTGCTCTTTTGTTCTTAAAAGCTCTCCACCTCTTACACTGTATCCGTTTGTATGTATATAGTGCAAAAGCTTTTCTACATCTTTCATAAATAATTCTTGTTCTTTTCCTAAACTCATCTTTTATATTTTCCTTTGAAAAAAATTAAGTGCAAATTCTTTTAAACTAACTAACATATCACTACCACTAAATGCCCCAACACCACATATAGCAAGGCTTAGCTTTTCGTTAGTTGTAAAATAATATGCTATCTCATATACTACATATGCAGAAAAACAACCATCAATTACTCTAAAAAATATATTTCTAAGGTTATGATTTTCCGCTTTGCTCCAGCTTACAAAACTGCCTACTATTCCTACTATCAATATATAAATTATGTAAGTTTCTAACATATTTATATCTTAAATATCATTAGCCATTTTGCAGGGCTAAGAACAGCAGAGTATGTACCAACGCTTACTAGCCACGCTATAAATGTTGTGTTTTCATCTTCAAACATCACATCAAAAAAATAAAATGCCCCAATAGACACAGCTATCGAGATTATGCCACCTATAAAGAGTGCTAATACCTTTTTCATTTTACGCACTCCAACAGTAGAGCTTCAACTTTTAAATAATACTCCATTAGCCCCTTTGCGTCCTCAAT
This genomic window contains:
- a CDS encoding DUF736 family protein, coding for MNIGYFKNVIYTNEQGQELSYIGGIINIPFARPLEVALLKASAEDKKNNANLPDFKIVLQRPKGYQGQRQIIGALWKRQSQRGLEYISGSIQSPILPGGQMYIALFEPTQDDSQLLYEISWSVPKSNNTQSSIPDVNTDDIAYEINNEIPF
- a CDS encoding DUF6378 domain-containing protein; its protein translation is MEVKEILEQREQTHGTFEEQSSISQTLKHTLGKYSYKLTPQQREAMQMIMHKQARILAGDPNVKDHWVDIAGYATLVAKELKE
- a CDS encoding helix-turn-helix transcriptional regulator — its product is MNDELLTAKEVMQLLKISATTLWKYVKAGKINKHSLTKRTIRYSKNEILQLVKSQTVA
- a CDS encoding tyrosine-type recombinase/integrase, with the translated sequence MPKISTPLSDTKIKNLKPKDKEYKLSDGDKLYLFIKPNGRKHFALEYKSPVTQKIRRIALGDYPTLTLANARKKRAELLEALQEGNDPLMHKGKMINTLNKIGLEWLEIKNATNTQSYAKKQLLVFNKHVSKYLGDRDINAISTVDIINTLKIIEDSGSLETLKRIFSLLNQIYKYAVSYGYTKHNIIADISFRYTFKQAKTKNYPTLTKTNDIRGLILSIDEYNGDYKTKVALKLLMNTAVRPFNIRACEWNEIDFKNKLWVIPAEKMKMKQEFILPLSTQAMDLLKDYRLVADKSSNYLFASLRSADRCMSDNTLNAALRRLGYSKDEIVSHGFRAMFSTLANELRDDHQCGIDIIEKCLAHADKDKIRDAYNRASNLKQMRVLMQWWGDYLSGLIS
- a CDS encoding DUF5320 domain-containing protein, with the translated sequence MAENNEIEVLKEQITALNNEINNLKQQAKQITALNNEVHRLNQRIEQLSVANDSVNVRLANIEDNGLRGVVRNLEQEQTIQKLKIRKLEKDK
- a CDS encoding M15 family metallopeptidase; amino-acid sequence: MSLGKEQELFMKDVEKLLHYIHTNGYSVRGGELLRTKEQQEIYLKTGKSKTNNSNHLIKCAIDLFIFKEGNWLTNKDDLKEIGAFWESLTPINKWGGNYKNFTDCPHFERRVNG
- a CDS encoding phage holin family protein, whose product is MLETYIIYILIVGIVGSFVSWSKAENHNLRNIFFRVIDGCFSAYVVYEIAYYFTTNEKLSLAICGVGAFSGSDMLVSLKEFALNFFQRKI